Proteins encoded together in one Mauremys reevesii isolate NIE-2019 linkage group 11, ASM1616193v1, whole genome shotgun sequence window:
- the LOC120374617 gene encoding protein lifeguard 3-like, giving the protein MSYPNAPPPYDDKNPLYPPQPGGYPQPAPYPGGYPQPAPYPGGYPQPGGYPGGYPQPGGYPGGYPQPGGYPHPGVPVPPMSTVPMNLGDSYGSGGSGEEDGLRAGTWDDKSVRHTFIRKVYTIISVQLLVTVGIIAVFTFVSPVRSFVQRNIAVYYSSYAVFLVTYLVLACCQGPRRRFPWNLILLSIFTLAMSFMTGTIASMYSTRAVLITMVITAIVAIIVTVFCFQTKVDFTSCTGLFCVLGIVVMVTGIITAIVLSFKYVAWLHMLYAAIGAIVFTLFLAYNTQLVLGNRKNAISPEEYVYGALEIYMNIVQIFTFLLQIVGRS; this is encoded by the exons ATGTCGTACCCCAATGCTCCCCCGCCCTATGATGACAAGAATCCCCTCTACCCCCCACAGCCTGGGGGCTACCCGCAGCCTGCACCCTATCCTGGGGGCTACCCGCAGCCTGCACCCTATCCTGGGGGCTACCCGCAGCCAGGAGGGTATCCTGGGGGCTACCCGCAGCCAGGAGGGTATCCCGGGGGCTACCCGCAGCCAGGAGGATATCCCCACCCAGGTGTCCCGGTACCCCCAATGTCAACAGTCCCCATGAACCTAG gggacAGCTACGGCAGCGGTGGCTCGGGGGAGGAGGACGGGCTGAGAGCAGGCACCTGGGACGACAAGAGTGTGCGACACACCTTCATCCGCAAG gtctacaccatcatctcagtCCAGCTGCTGGTGACCGTGGGCATCATCGCCGTGTTCACCTTCGT CTCCCCCGTCCGCTCCTTCGTGCAGAGGAACATTGCTGTGTACTACTCCTCTTA cgccGTGTTCCTCGTCACCTACCTGGTGCTGGCCTGCTGCCAGGGCCCCAG GAGACGCTTCCCCTGGAACCTCATCCTGCTGAGCATCTTT ACGCTGGCCATGTCCTTCATGACGGGAACTATCGCCAG CATGTATAGCACCCGGGCTGTCCTGATCACCATGGTGATCACTGCCATAGTGGCCATAATTGTCACCGTCTTCTGCTTCCAGACCAAG GTGGATTTCACGTCCTGTACCGGGCTGTTCTGTGTGCTGGGGATTGTCGTCATGGTGACGGGAATCATCACCGCCATCGTCCTCTCCTTCAAATAT GTTGCGTGGCTCCACATGCTGTACGCGGCCATCGGCGCGATCGTCTTTACCCTG TTCCTCGCTTACAACACCCAGCTGGTGCTGGGGAACAGGAAGAACGCGATCAGCCCCGAGGAGTACGTCTACGGGGCCTTGGAGATCTACATGAACATCGTCCAGATCTTCACCTTCCTACTGCAGATCGTGGGCCGGAGCTAG